The genomic interval GAGGGTTTCCAGTTCACCGAACTGCGCGGCGTCGTTGGCATCGGCGATCGAGCCAGGGCGCAGGCCATCACCCAGCGAGAAGCTGACGTCGTAGGCCTTCATGATTTCGCAGATTTCGTCGAAGTGCGTGTAGAGGAAGTTTTCCTTGTGGTGCGCCAGGCACCACTTGGCCATGATCGAGCCACCGCGGCTGACGATACCGGTGACGCGCTTGGCGGTCAGCGGCACATAGCGCAGCAGCACCCCCGCGTGGATGGTGAAGTAGTCCACGCCCTGCTCGGCCTGCTCGATCAGGGTGTCGCGGAACAGTTCCCAAGTCAGGTCCTCGGCCACGCCATTGACCTTTTCCAGGGCCTGGTAGATCGGCACGGTACCGATTGGCACCGGCGAGTTGCGAATGATCCACTCACGGGTTTCGTGAATGTGCTTGCCGGTGGACAGGTCCATGACCGTGTCCGAACCCCAGCGAATGCCCCAGGTCAGCTTGGCCACTTCTTCCTCGATCGAGGACCCGAGGGCACTGTTGCCGATGTTGCCGTTGATCTTCACCAGGAAGTTGCGGCCGATGATCATCGGCTCCACCTCCGGGTGGTTGATGTTGGCCGGGATGATCGCGCGCCCGCGGGCGATTTCCTGGCGGACGAATTCGGGGGTGATTTCTTTCGGGATGTTGGCACCGAAGCTGTGGCCGGCGTGCTGCTCGTTCAGCAGGCCAGCGGCGCGGGCTTCTTGCAGCTTCATGTTTTCGCGGATGGCTACATATTCCATCTCGGCGGTGATGATGCCCTGGCGGGCATAGTGCATCTGCGAGACGTTGGCGCCGGCCTTGGCACGGCGCGGGTTGCGCACGTGGGCGAAACGCAACTTGGCCAGTTCGGCGTCGTTCAGGCGCTGCTGGCCAAAGTCGGAGCTGAGCCCGCCCAGGCGCTCGGTGTCGCCGCGGGCCTCGATCCACGCCGAACGCACGTCGGCCAGGCCCTTGCGCACGTCGATGATGACGTTGGGGTCGGTGTACGGGCCCGACGTGTCGTAGACCAGTACCGGCGCGTTGGTCTCGCCACCGAAATCGGTCGGGGTATCGTCCAGGCTGATTTCACGCATGGGCACGCGAATGTCCGGCCGCGAGCCTTCGACATAGATTTTGCGCGAGCGCGGGAACGGTTGCACGGACTGCTGATCGACTTGTGCCGATTCGCTGAGGTTGATCGCTTTTTCTTGTTTGGTCATCACAGGCTCTCCAGACGGCTTCCTAGCAGTGGAATGTCGGGGAGAACCTGAAAAACGCGGACGCACCCATGAAGGCGTGCAGTGCCGGATAGGGGGTGCCTGAAGCTGCATGCAGCTGCGACATTCCCGGACCTGGCACAAGAGGCTCCCCGGGAAGGCGAGCAATCTTGTTCCCTACGCAGGCGCTAACCTGATCAGGTTCAACGGGATCCGCACCTCTGCGATCTCAGCCTTTGCTTCAAGGCACCCCGACAAGAACATGCGCAGTCTAGACTGGAGTGGTCGGCAAAGCCAAGCGGGTAAATGCGCGGATGATGAAAGGCACACCGAGCGATTGTTGCCGGGTGCGCATGGCACTACACTGGCCCATCGCTCGATACTCAACAGTTCAGTAATTAAATTTCGTACAAGGATTGCCTCTATGCTGCGCAAACTCTCACTGGCGATAGCCGTGTCTTGTGCGTCCAACGGAATGGTCTGGGCAGCGGATATGCTCCCGACAGTTAAAACCGACCTGGTCAGCGTTTATCAGGAAGCGGTAGACAACAACGCCGACCTGGCAGCAGCACGCGCCGATTATGGCGCCCGCCGCGAA from Pseudomonas fortuita carries:
- the thiC gene encoding phosphomethylpyrimidine synthase ThiC encodes the protein MTKQEKAINLSESAQVDQQSVQPFPRSRKIYVEGSRPDIRVPMREISLDDTPTDFGGETNAPVLVYDTSGPYTDPNVIIDVRKGLADVRSAWIEARGDTERLGGLSSDFGQQRLNDAELAKLRFAHVRNPRRAKAGANVSQMHYARQGIITAEMEYVAIRENMKLQEARAAGLLNEQHAGHSFGANIPKEITPEFVRQEIARGRAIIPANINHPEVEPMIIGRNFLVKINGNIGNSALGSSIEEEVAKLTWGIRWGSDTVMDLSTGKHIHETREWIIRNSPVPIGTVPIYQALEKVNGVAEDLTWELFRDTLIEQAEQGVDYFTIHAGVLLRYVPLTAKRVTGIVSRGGSIMAKWCLAHHKENFLYTHFDEICEIMKAYDVSFSLGDGLRPGSIADANDAAQFGELETLGELTKIAWKHDVQCMIEGPGHVPMQLIKENMDKQLECCDEAPFYTLGPLTTDIAPGYDHITSGIGAAMIGWFGCAMLCYVTPKEHLGLPNKDDVKTGIITYKIAAHAADLAKGHPGAQIRDNALSKARFEFRWEDQFNLGLDPDTARAFHDETLPKESAKVAHFCSMCGPKFCSMKITQEVREYAAKIEAVDVTVEQGMREQAERFRQEGSQLYHKV